From the Acidobacteriota bacterium genome, one window contains:
- a CDS encoding benzoate-CoA ligase family protein yields MSSSSSGALPTQLNIADYFLDARIREGHGDAPAVVMDTGRWTYGQVQELANRYGQLLLDAGVQPEQRVIIALPDGIEYVAALFGILKIGAVVVMVNPELSADALEYFLGYTRAVAAFVHGDNRPAFEQARKAEEETAQGCFLRTLLTIGTREHDAAVAAVSGDLQTFPSHRDDPAIWLFSGGTTGKPKAVVQPHASFANTTRCYAEQVLQYRPGDLTLSVPKLFFGYATGSNLLFPFAAGAATLLFPERCTAERLYELIAKHRPTLLINVPTMVRKLLEHPVVEEQDLSCLRLATSAGEALPVALHERWNDVFGVELLDGLGTAEMWHVFLSNRPGAVRPGTLGQAVPGFELKVCDDDGTELPAGETGALWVRGDSLAVGYWQRQQRTRRAFRGEWYVTGDMVEQDEDGYFTYRGRGDDLLKVSGKWLATREVEECLAQHGSVEEAAVVGVQDENGLTVPHAFIVVAEGATAGDALVCELQDCVKENLEPYKYPRRVSFLDTLPRTHLGKIDRGKLRRVAASS; encoded by the coding sequence ATGTCATCCTCATCTTCGGGAGCGCTGCCCACGCAGCTGAATATCGCCGACTACTTCCTCGACGCGCGGATCCGTGAGGGCCACGGTGACGCTCCGGCGGTGGTCATGGACACCGGCCGCTGGACCTACGGCCAGGTTCAGGAGCTAGCCAACCGCTACGGGCAGCTGCTCCTCGATGCCGGCGTCCAGCCGGAGCAGCGGGTGATCATCGCGCTGCCCGACGGCATCGAATATGTTGCCGCCCTCTTCGGCATCCTCAAAATCGGTGCCGTGGTGGTGATGGTCAACCCGGAGCTTTCCGCGGACGCTCTAGAGTACTTCCTCGGCTACACCCGCGCCGTCGCTGCCTTCGTCCATGGTGACAACCGCCCGGCCTTCGAGCAAGCGCGGAAGGCCGAGGAGGAGACGGCCCAGGGCTGCTTCCTGCGCACCCTGCTGACCATCGGCACCCGCGAGCACGATGCGGCGGTGGCGGCGGTCTCCGGGGACCTTCAGACCTTTCCCTCCCACCGCGACGATCCGGCCATCTGGCTCTTCTCCGGCGGCACCACCGGCAAACCCAAAGCCGTCGTCCAGCCTCACGCCTCCTTCGCCAACACCACCCGCTGCTATGCCGAGCAGGTGCTCCAATATCGCCCGGGGGACCTCACCCTCTCCGTGCCCAAGCTCTTCTTCGGCTACGCCACCGGCTCCAACCTGCTCTTTCCTTTCGCCGCCGGTGCCGCGACCCTGCTCTTCCCCGAGCGTTGTACCGCCGAACGGCTCTACGAGCTCATCGCCAAGCACCGGCCGACCCTGCTCATCAACGTGCCCACCATGGTGCGCAAGCTCCTGGAGCACCCGGTGGTGGAGGAGCAGGACCTCTCCTGCCTGCGCCTCGCCACCTCCGCCGGCGAAGCCCTGCCGGTGGCGCTTCACGAGCGCTGGAACGACGTCTTCGGTGTCGAGCTCCTGGACGGCCTGGGCACCGCCGAGATGTGGCACGTCTTCCTCTCCAACCGCCCCGGCGCCGTGCGCCCCGGAACCCTCGGACAGGCGGTGCCGGGCTTCGAGCTCAAAGTCTGCGACGACGACGGCACGGAGCTGCCGGCGGGGGAGACCGGGGCCTTGTGGGTCCGCGGCGACTCCCTGGCCGTCGGATATTGGCAGCGCCAGCAGCGCACCCGCCGGGCCTTCCGCGGGGAGTGGTACGTCACCGGCGACATGGTGGAGCAGGATGAGGACGGTTACTTCACCTATCGCGGCCGCGGCGACGACCTGCTGAAGGTTTCGGGCAAATGGCTCGCCACCCGGGAGGTGGAGGAATGCCTGGCGCAACACGGCTCGGTGGAGGAGGCGGCGGTGGTGGGCGTCCAGGACGAAAATGGCCTCACCGTGCCCCATGCCTTCATCGTCGTGGCGGAGGGCGCCACGGCCGGCGATGCGCTGGTCTGCGAGCTCCAGGACTGCGTCAAAGAGAACCTCGAGCCCTACAAATACCCTCGCCGAGTTTCCTTCCTCGACACCTTGCCCCGCACCCACCTGGGCAAGATCGACCGCGGAAAGCTGCGCCGGGTCGCAGCGTCGAGCTGA
- a CDS encoding creatininase family protein, which produces MIRHPPDGPIEPGQALAELTWKDVEALDPKGTVLILPVGALEAHGPHLPLGTDVVIAEAMARAGAEKLAEEGILGLRLPSLAYSPAGFAASFPGTVSLGRENYAAQLVQIAASVEAWGLEHLVLANAHFDPGNLGGIYDALKACEERGLRRPIFPDVTRKPWALQLTDEFKSGACHAGRYEGSIVLAARPDLVRRELAEELPDHPVSLSDAIRAGQRDFRQAGGDQAYFGYPSQATAAEGHETIAVLGEILCQAVLQALGSPKASHRQDSSDAPGDEV; this is translated from the coding sequence TTGATCCGACACCCACCAGACGGCCCCATCGAGCCAGGTCAGGCTCTCGCCGAGCTGACCTGGAAGGACGTCGAAGCGCTGGATCCCAAGGGCACGGTGTTGATTTTGCCGGTGGGGGCGTTGGAGGCTCACGGGCCGCACTTGCCGCTGGGTACCGACGTGGTCATCGCCGAGGCCATGGCCCGTGCCGGAGCCGAGAAGCTGGCGGAGGAGGGGATTCTGGGGCTGCGCCTGCCCTCCCTGGCCTACTCCCCCGCCGGCTTTGCGGCGAGCTTTCCGGGAACCGTTTCCCTCGGCCGGGAGAACTACGCCGCCCAGCTGGTGCAGATCGCGGCGAGCGTTGAAGCCTGGGGGCTGGAGCATCTGGTGCTGGCCAATGCCCACTTCGATCCGGGCAATCTGGGAGGGATCTACGACGCGCTGAAGGCTTGCGAGGAACGGGGCCTACGCCGCCCCATCTTCCCCGACGTCACCCGCAAGCCCTGGGCTCTGCAGCTCACCGACGAGTTCAAGAGCGGCGCCTGCCATGCCGGGCGTTATGAGGGCTCCATCGTGCTGGCGGCGCGGCCGGACCTGGTGCGCCGGGAGCTGGCGGAGGAGCTGCCGGATCATCCGGTCTCCCTCTCCGACGCCATCCGCGCCGGCCAGCGGGACTTTCGCCAGGCCGGTGGCGACCAGGCCTATTTCGGGTATCCTTCCCAAGCTACCGCCGCAGAAGGCCACGAGACCATCGCCGTGCTGGGAGAGATCCTGTGCCAAGCGGTGTTGCAGGCCCTCGGTAGCCCGAAGGCATCGCACCGCCAAGACTCATCAGACGCACCAGGAGACGAAGTATGA